One genomic segment of Hymenobacter psoromatis includes these proteins:
- the hisH gene encoding imidazole glycerol phosphate synthase subunit HisH, with protein sequence MNIAVIDYQGGNVQSVLFALERLGMNATLTADPDLIRQADRVLFPGEGEASSAMRALRAAGLDEVLPTLTQPFLGICLGMQLLGRHSQEGPAGGTEMLGMLPFDVVRFTPPDAAHKVPHMGWNNLHDLQTPLFAGLHGPAEGSPQLDLNQSPAPSRRPTAADYVYFVHSYYAPVGDYTIAQASYPAGVPFSAAVRYRNFYGVQFHVEKSGPVGEQILKNFLSADLA encoded by the coding sequence ATGAACATCGCTGTTATTGATTACCAGGGCGGCAACGTGCAGTCCGTGCTGTTTGCGCTGGAGCGCCTGGGTATGAACGCTACGCTGACTGCCGACCCCGACCTAATTCGCCAAGCCGACCGGGTGCTGTTTCCGGGCGAAGGGGAGGCCAGTTCGGCTATGCGGGCGTTGCGCGCCGCCGGCCTCGATGAGGTGCTGCCCACGCTCACGCAGCCGTTCTTGGGCATCTGCCTCGGCATGCAGCTGCTGGGCCGCCACAGCCAGGAAGGCCCGGCCGGCGGCACCGAAATGCTGGGGATGCTGCCCTTTGATGTGGTGCGCTTCACGCCGCCCGATGCGGCGCACAAGGTGCCCCACATGGGCTGGAACAACCTGCACGACCTGCAAACGCCGTTGTTTGCGGGGCTGCACGGGCCAGCGGAGGGGAGCCCCCAGTTGGATTTGAACCAGTCGCCAGCCCCGTCGCGGCGGCCCACGGCTGCCGATTATGTGTACTTCGTGCACAGCTATTACGCGCCGGTGGGCGACTATACCATTGCCCAGGCCAGCTACCCAGCCGGGGTGCCATTCAGCGCTGCCGTGCGCTACCGTAATTTCTACGGCGTGCAGTTTCACGTGGAGAAGAGCGGACCAGTGGGCGAGCAGATTTTGAAGAACTTTCTGTCCGCTGACCTTGCCTAG
- the hisC gene encoding histidinol-phosphate transaminase has protein sequence MSFILEFLIRPNIRAMKPYSSARDEFTGEAQVMLDANENSLGSAGPAQFNRYPDPQQRAVKVELSQLKVVEPAQIFLGNGSDEAIDLLVRLTCTPGGADSILLLPPTYGMYEVAANLNDVRIERRPLTADFQLSPEIVADVLASPAKLVFLCSPNNPTGNLLHAEAIEEILRGFPGLVVVDEAYADFAAAPSWTTRLAEFPNLVVLQTFSKAWGLAGLRLGMAFASPEIISYLNKIKPPYNISEATQQHALAALAAAPHFEQLRQQLLTGRDWLAEHLPALPLVAEVFPSDANFLLVRFYPDATAVYEYLLSRGIVVRNRTTQPGCAGTLRLTVGSPAENEKLLAALGEFKLAN, from the coding sequence ATGTCCTTCATCCTAGAATTCCTTATTCGCCCCAACATCCGGGCCATGAAGCCCTATTCGTCGGCCCGCGACGAGTTCACGGGCGAGGCCCAGGTGATGCTCGATGCCAACGAGAACAGCCTCGGGAGCGCTGGCCCCGCGCAGTTTAACCGCTACCCCGACCCGCAGCAGCGCGCCGTTAAAGTCGAGTTGTCCCAGCTGAAAGTGGTAGAGCCGGCCCAGATTTTTCTGGGCAACGGCTCCGACGAGGCCATTGACCTGCTGGTGCGTCTTACCTGCACGCCCGGCGGCGCGGATAGCATTTTGCTGCTACCCCCCACCTACGGCATGTACGAGGTAGCTGCCAACCTCAACGACGTGCGCATCGAGCGCCGGCCGCTCACGGCCGATTTCCAGCTCTCACCCGAAATCGTAGCCGACGTGCTGGCCTCCCCGGCCAAGCTGGTGTTCCTGTGCTCGCCCAATAATCCCACCGGCAACTTGCTCCACGCCGAGGCCATCGAGGAAATCCTGCGCGGCTTCCCTGGCCTGGTGGTGGTAGATGAGGCGTACGCCGACTTCGCTGCCGCCCCCAGCTGGACGACCCGCCTGGCTGAATTCCCCAATTTGGTAGTGCTCCAGACGTTCTCCAAGGCCTGGGGCTTGGCCGGCCTGCGTCTGGGCATGGCTTTCGCCTCGCCCGAAATTATCAGCTACCTCAACAAAATCAAGCCCCCTTATAATATCTCGGAGGCCACCCAGCAGCACGCGCTGGCCGCCCTGGCGGCGGCCCCGCACTTCGAGCAGCTGCGCCAGCAGCTGCTCACCGGCCGCGACTGGCTGGCCGAGCACCTGCCTGCGCTGCCCCTCGTGGCTGAGGTGTTTCCTTCAGATGCCAACTTCCTGCTGGTCCGCTTCTACCCCGACGCCACCGCCGTGTACGAGTACCTGCTGAGCCGCGGCATCGTGGTGCGCAACCGCACCACCCAGCCCGGCTGCGCCGGCACGCTGCGCCTCACGGTGGGCTCGCCGGCGGAGAATGAAAAGCTGCTGGCGGCGCTGGGGGAGTTCAAACTGGCTAACTAA
- a CDS encoding alpha/beta fold hydrolase: protein MKRLLLLHGYTEEPTIFDPLRPLLPPFAEVIVPDLAAELACWQPRGRVNARTLAGHLAARYHLGPADVLIGHSMGGWLAAHVKELTGSTAILLSGFTDQTKIRAAVRTPWLLALAARSGLLQSRLAGWHSRRRYPFDESRALHAQLVHRMPHLGRRYVHQQLQVLFGPVPPLTTAPDLRLHARRDHIVRSPDEPFVELPGDHFAHYFYPELTAAAIQNFLIQRDAVS, encoded by the coding sequence ATGAAACGCTTGCTGCTGCTCCACGGCTATACTGAGGAGCCGACCATTTTTGACCCCCTGCGGCCGCTGCTACCCCCCTTTGCCGAGGTCATCGTGCCGGACCTGGCCGCCGAGCTGGCCTGCTGGCAGCCGCGCGGGCGGGTCAACGCGCGCACGCTGGCCGGGCACCTGGCCGCGCGCTACCACCTCGGGCCCGCCGATGTGCTCATCGGCCACTCGATGGGCGGCTGGTTGGCGGCGCACGTGAAAGAGCTGACCGGGAGCACGGCTATTTTGCTGAGTGGTTTCACCGACCAGACCAAAATACGGGCGGCCGTGCGCACGCCCTGGCTGCTGGCGCTGGCCGCCCGCTCGGGCCTGCTGCAAAGCCGCCTGGCCGGCTGGCACTCGCGGCGGCGCTACCCCTTCGACGAGTCGCGGGCGCTGCACGCGCAGCTGGTGCACCGGATGCCGCACTTGGGCCGCCGCTACGTGCACCAGCAATTGCAAGTGCTGTTCGGGCCGGTGCCGCCGCTCACCACCGCGCCCGACCTGCGCCTGCACGCCCGGCGCGACCACATCGTGCGCTCACCCGACGAGCCCTTCGTGGAGCTGCCCGGCGACCATTTCGCCCACTACTTCTACCCGGAGCTAACGGCCGCCGCCATCCAGAATTTCTTGATACAAAGGGACGCAGTAAGCTAA
- the hisB gene encoding bifunctional histidinol-phosphatase/imidazoleglycerol-phosphate dehydratase HisB, protein MKRVLFIDRDGTILIEPPTDYQIDAWHKFDFVPGAITALAQLARDGEYELVLVTNQDGLGTASYPEDTFWPYQQKMLDILKGEGVEFSEILIDRSFAHDPAPTRKPGTALLTRYLDPANGYDLTHSYVIGDRGTDVQLAENLGCRAILLHAEADERAALSTTDWAAVYEHLRRPPRRAHIMRNTNETRIEVILNLDGTGHTDCKTGLGFYDHMLDQLGKHSGCDLYVRTHGDLHIDEHHTVEDTAIAIGAAYDEAIGDKRGVNRYGFLLPMDDALAQTAIDFSGRPWLVWAADFKRERMGDVPTELFYHFFKSFSDAARCNLNIKCEGDNEHHKIEAIFKAVAKSIKMALVRDPAGQHVIPSTKGIL, encoded by the coding sequence ATGAAAAGAGTACTCTTTATTGACCGCGACGGTACCATCCTCATCGAGCCGCCGACCGACTACCAAATTGATGCCTGGCATAAGTTCGACTTCGTGCCCGGTGCCATCACGGCCCTGGCCCAGCTGGCCCGCGATGGTGAGTACGAGCTCGTGCTGGTTACCAACCAGGACGGCCTTGGCACCGCCAGCTACCCCGAGGATACCTTCTGGCCCTACCAGCAAAAAATGCTGGACATCCTGAAAGGGGAGGGGGTCGAGTTCAGCGAGATTCTCATCGACCGCAGCTTTGCCCACGACCCGGCCCCGACGCGCAAGCCCGGCACCGCGCTACTCACCCGCTACCTCGACCCGGCCAACGGCTACGACCTTACGCACTCCTACGTGATTGGCGACCGCGGTACCGATGTGCAGCTGGCCGAGAACCTGGGCTGCCGCGCCATCCTGCTCCACGCCGAGGCCGACGAGCGCGCCGCGCTCAGCACCACCGACTGGGCCGCCGTGTACGAGCACCTGCGCCGCCCGCCGCGTCGCGCCCACATCATGCGCAACACCAATGAGACGCGCATTGAAGTTATTCTCAACCTCGATGGCACCGGCCACACCGACTGCAAAACAGGCCTGGGCTTTTACGACCACATGCTTGACCAATTGGGTAAGCACAGCGGCTGCGACCTCTACGTGCGCACCCACGGCGACCTGCACATCGATGAGCACCACACCGTGGAAGACACGGCCATCGCCATCGGCGCGGCCTACGACGAGGCCATCGGCGACAAGCGCGGCGTGAACCGCTACGGCTTTTTGCTGCCGATGGACGATGCCCTGGCCCAGACCGCCATCGACTTTTCGGGCCGGCCCTGGCTGGTCTGGGCCGCCGACTTTAAGCGCGAGCGGATGGGTGACGTACCCACCGAGCTGTTTTACCATTTCTTCAAAAGCTTCTCCGACGCGGCCCGTTGTAACCTCAACATCAAGTGCGAGGGCGACAACGAGCACCACAAAATCGAGGCGATTTTCAAGGCCGTAGCCAAGTCTATTAAGATGGCCTTAGTGCGCGACCCGGCCGGGCAGCACGTGATACCCAGCACGAAAGGCATTTTGTAA
- the hisD gene encoding histidinol dehydrogenase — MQIFHNPARAQWPALQQRPLAGSNDAILARAGEIFDDVARRGDDALRDYAAQLDGVPALVDLRVSAGELAAGAAQVPAELQAAIRQAIKNITTFHAAQQPPAVEAEVETMPGVRCWRRSVAVPRVGLYVPGGSAPLFSTLLMLGIPAKLAGCREIVLCTPPGRGDGRIAPAILFAAQELGLTTIVKAGGAQAVAALTVGTASVPAVDKIFGPGNRYVTAAKQLAAQRGVAIDMPAGPSEVLVIADASANPAFVAADLLSQAEHGPDSQVILLTDSEVLLNGVVTELERQLPLLPRAEIARQALTESRGLLLPDMATMLEFSNEYAPEHLILAVAAPEELAAAIYNAGSVFMGHLTPEAVGDYASGTNHTLPTGGYARAYSGVSLDSFYKKITFQQLAPAGLLALAPVVEPMAQAEGLHAHAHAVALRREALSQM, encoded by the coding sequence ATGCAGATTTTCCACAACCCCGCCCGCGCCCAGTGGCCGGCGCTCCAGCAGCGCCCGCTGGCCGGTAGCAATGACGCCATCCTGGCCCGCGCCGGCGAGATTTTCGACGACGTGGCCCGGCGCGGTGACGACGCCCTGCGCGACTACGCCGCCCAGCTGGATGGCGTGCCCGCGCTGGTCGACTTGCGCGTGAGTGCCGGGGAGCTGGCCGCCGGGGCCGCCCAGGTGCCCGCCGAGTTGCAAGCGGCTATTCGGCAGGCAATTAAGAATATCACCACGTTCCACGCCGCCCAGCAGCCGCCGGCCGTGGAGGCCGAGGTCGAAACCATGCCCGGCGTGCGCTGCTGGCGCCGCAGCGTGGCCGTGCCGCGGGTGGGCCTCTACGTGCCGGGTGGCTCGGCCCCGCTGTTCTCCACCTTATTAATGCTGGGCATCCCGGCTAAGCTGGCGGGCTGCCGCGAGATTGTGCTCTGCACGCCGCCCGGCCGGGGCGACGGCCGCATTGCGCCGGCTATCCTCTTTGCTGCCCAGGAGCTGGGACTGACGACTATTGTTAAAGCCGGCGGGGCGCAGGCTGTGGCCGCGCTCACCGTGGGCACCGCCTCGGTGCCGGCCGTGGACAAGATTTTCGGTCCCGGCAACCGCTACGTAACTGCCGCCAAGCAGCTGGCCGCCCAGCGGGGGGTAGCGATTGATATGCCTGCCGGCCCGAGCGAAGTATTGGTCATCGCCGATGCCAGCGCCAACCCCGCTTTCGTGGCGGCCGACCTGCTCTCGCAGGCTGAGCACGGCCCCGACTCGCAGGTAATCCTGCTCACCGATTCGGAGGTCTTATTAAACGGAGTGGTCACGGAGCTGGAGCGCCAGCTGCCGCTGCTGCCCCGCGCCGAAATCGCCCGCCAGGCCCTCACCGAAAGCCGCGGCCTGCTGCTGCCCGATATGGCTACCATGCTGGAATTCAGCAACGAGTACGCTCCCGAGCACCTTATCCTGGCTGTGGCCGCCCCCGAGGAACTGGCCGCCGCTATCTACAACGCGGGCTCCGTATTCATGGGCCACCTTACGCCCGAGGCGGTGGGTGATTACGCCTCCGGCACCAACCATACGCTGCCGACGGGCGGCTACGCCCGCGCCTACAGCGGCGTGTCGCTCGATTCGTTCTACAAGAAAATCACCTTCCAGCAACTCGCGCCCGCCGGTCTGCTCGCCCTGGCCCCGGTAGTAGAGCCCATGGCCCAGGCCGAAGGCCTGCACGCCCACGCCCACGCCGTAGCCCTGCGCCGCGAAGCCTTGAGTCAGATGTAA
- the hisG gene encoding ATP phosphoribosyltransferase encodes MLRLAIQKSGRLSEDSLQLIRECGISFVSSSYKLKVEASNFPLEILYLRDDDIPGYVQDGVADLGIVGQNVLVEAGCAALEVEALGFSKCRLSLAVPRGADYNSVADLQGKRIATSYPKLLGDYLAGQGVQAHLHTISGSVEIAPSIGLAEAICDIVSSGSTLLGNGLREVETIFRSEAVLIAAPSLSPEKQELLDQLRFRMQAVRRAQRSKYIVLNAPVAALDAVKALLPGIKSPTVTPLAEEGWVSVQSVVEEDKFWHIAGELQAIGAEGILVLPIEKRVG; translated from the coding sequence ATGCTGCGTTTAGCCATTCAAAAGTCCGGCCGCTTGTCGGAGGACTCCCTTCAGCTCATCCGCGAGTGCGGCATTAGCTTCGTCTCGTCCTCTTATAAGCTCAAGGTGGAGGCCAGCAATTTCCCGCTGGAAATCCTCTACCTGCGCGACGACGATATTCCCGGCTACGTGCAGGACGGCGTGGCCGACCTCGGCATTGTGGGCCAGAACGTGCTGGTGGAAGCCGGTTGCGCCGCCCTCGAAGTCGAAGCCCTGGGCTTCAGCAAGTGCCGCCTGAGCTTGGCCGTGCCCCGCGGGGCCGACTACAACTCGGTGGCCGACCTGCAGGGCAAGCGCATTGCCACGTCTTACCCCAAACTACTCGGCGACTACTTGGCTGGCCAGGGCGTGCAGGCCCACCTGCACACCATTAGCGGCTCGGTGGAGATTGCGCCCAGCATCGGGCTGGCCGAGGCCATCTGCGACATCGTGAGCAGCGGCTCGACCCTGCTCGGCAACGGCTTGCGCGAGGTCGAAACCATCTTCCGCTCGGAGGCCGTGCTCATCGCCGCCCCCAGCCTGAGCCCCGAAAAGCAGGAATTGCTCGACCAGCTGCGCTTCCGAATGCAAGCCGTGCGCCGCGCCCAGCGCTCGAAGTACATCGTGCTAAACGCTCCCGTGGCGGCCCTCGACGCGGTGAAGGCGCTGCTGCCGGGCATCAAGTCGCCCACCGTCACGCCCCTGGCCGAAGAAGGCTGGGTATCGGTGCAGTCGGTGGTGGAGGAGGATAAGTTCTGGCACATCGCCGGCGAGCTGCAAGCCATCGGGGCCGAAGGCATTTTGGTGCTGCCCATCGAGAAGCGGGTAGGGTAG